ACTCGACGCCCCTGTCAAGGGTGTGGCTCCTCGGTTCTAGACCGCCCGTCAACCCGGCCTCGCCGAGCATGCGCCAGCAGTCGAGGGAGGTGGGTAAACAGCGCCAGTTGCGCTGTCACGATGGGGTTCTCGCTGGGAGTCTGCTTGGTCGTCCATCCGCCGAACCGGCTGAGCGCAGGGGGTTCCATCCGGTGCCGCGCTGTGGTTGACTGCCCGCCATTCCCATTCGCGATGTGCCATGTGGAATATCACATGGCACACCTCAGGAGGCGTCATGACGACCGTGCACCCCACCGCCTGCGTCGGTGCGAGGGGCCCGCTGGGGCGCCCCCTCGGACCGGACGCGGTGCGGCTGCACGACGGGTCCGGCCCCGAGCCAGCCCGCTCGGGCCTGCTCGGTCGGTGGCAGCGCCGCAACCGCGAGGCGACCGCGCCGCACGTGACCCGTGAGATCCGCGGCGCCGGCAACCTCGAGAACTTCCGCCGGCTCGTCGACGGCACGGCCGCCGACTCGCCCTACCGCGGCCGGTATCCGTTCCTCGACACGGACGTCTACAAGACGCTCGAAGGGCTCGCCTACGAGCTCGCCCGTCCGGCGGCGCCGGGCGAGGACCCCGCCCTCGTGGCCGGGTTGCGGGACTTCTACGAGGAGGCCGTCGACCTCGTCACGCGGGCGCAGGCCCCCGACGGCTACCTCGGCACCGCCTTCCAGGGCCCCGACCCGCTGCGGGTCCCGTGGGACGACCTCGCCTGGGGCCACGAGCTCTACAACCTCGGGCACCTCACGCAGGCCGCCGTCGCCGCCTCCCGCGGCCTCGACGACCGCCGCCTGCTCGAGGTCGCCTGCCGCTTCGCGGACCTCGCGGTCGGCCGGTACGGCGATGACGGCGAGGCGCTCTACTGCGGCCACCCCGAGGTCGAGATGGCGCTCGTCGAGCTGGCCCGCGAGACCGGTGACGGGCGCTACCTGCGCCTCGCCCAGCTCTTCGTCGACCGTCGTGGCAGCGGCGCCCTGACGCACACGGTCTTCCCGCCCGAGTACTTCCAGGACCACGTGCCCCTGCGCGAGCTCGACTCCGTCACCGGCCACGCCGTCCGCATGGCCTACCTCGGCGCCGGGGCCACCGACGTCGCGGTCGAGACCGAGGACGCCGACCTGCTCGACCACCTCCTGCGCCTGTGGGACGACATGGTCGCCACCAAGGCCTACGTCACCGGCGGTCTCGGGGCCCGGCACTCCGACGAGGCGTTCGGTGACCGCTACGAGCTGCCGAGCGAGCGCGCCTACGCCGAGACGTGTGCGGCCATCGGGGCGATGCAGTGGGGCTGGCGGCTCTTCGTCGCGACCGGCCGCGCCGACATCCTCGACGACGTCGAGCTCATGCTCTACAACGCCTACGCCGTCGGGCTCTCGGCCGAGGGGACCTCGTTCTTCTACGACAACCCGCTGCAGCGCCGCCCCGACCACGAGCAGCGCTCCGGCGCCGAGACCGGCGGTGAGCCGCTGCGCCGCGCCTGGTTCGGCTGCCCCTGCTGCCCGCCCAACGTCGTCCGGTGGGCCGCCGAGCTGCAGGACCACGTCGCGGTCGCCGACGAGCGGGACCTCACCATCGCGCTCCTCACCGCCGCCGACGTCCGCAGCGACCCGCTCGACGTCACCGTCGAGACCGGCTACCCCTACGACGGACGCGTGGTCGTCACGGTCACCCGGGCCTCGGGCGACGCCCGCCACCTGAGACTCCGGGTGCCCGGCTGGGCCACCGAGGGCGGTCGGCGCCTCGCCGTGACCGTCGACGGTGGGGCGCTCGACGCCCGTCCGGATGCCGGGTGGCTCACCCTGTCGGGGCCGTGGCGGTCGGGCACACGCGTCGTGCTCGAGCTGCCCCTGCAGACCCGGTGCGTCGTCAGCCACCCCCACGTCGACGCGACACGGGGCGCCGTGGCGGTCCTGCGCGGACCGGTCGTGCACTGCCTCGAGCAGCAGGACGCCGCCGCCCCGGTCGACGACCTCGTCCTGGTCGGTGTCGACCCCGCCGACCGGCCCGACGGCGAACCCACCGGCGCGGCCGGCGCATCCCCGGCCGCTGCCGACGACCCGTGGTCGCCGCTGGCCCACGCGGTCACGGCTCGCGTCGTCGCCCGCCCACCGGCATCCGGCCGTCTCTACCCCGAGCTCACCGACCCACCGGCGGCACCGGAGGGCGAGCCCGTCGTGACCCGCGTCCGCCTCGTGCCGTACCACCTGTGGGGCAACCGCGAGGTGGGCGCGATGCGGGTCTGGTTGCGGCGCAGCTGAACCCGCCCTCCTCGGCCGCCGCTGACGCACGAGCCGCGACCCCGTCGTCGTGCTCGAAACGCACCACCGAACCCACCCCGACCCCACCCCGACCCCTGCAGCACCCACCCCTGCAGCACCCACCCTGGAAGGTCACCATGAAACGGCACCTCACCACCACCGTGGCGCTCGTCGCCACGACCGCCCTCGCGCTCGGCGCCTGCAACGGCGGCGGGTCCGGCGGGTCCGGCGGCGCCCAGAACGGCGGCGGCAGCACCTCCGGCAGCACGTTCACCGCGACACCCGCGACCGGAGGCACCGTCGAGGTGCTGCAGAACGCGGACTTCAGCTACCTCGACCCGGCCCGCGGCTGGGACGGCGGCGTCAACAACTTCTACCGACTCGTCTACCGCACGCTGACGACGTCTGCACCGGGCGACGCCAAGGACCCCAACGCCGTCGTCCCCGACCTCGCCGAGGGGCTGGGGAAGCAGTCCGCCGACGGCCTGACGTGGACCTACCGGCTCAAGGAGGGCCTGAAGTTCGAGGACGGCACCCCGATCACGTCCCAGACCGTCAAGTTCGGCATCTCGCGCGCCTGGGACCCCGAGATCGGCATCGGCTCGCCCTACGCGAAGTCGACCATCGCCGCCCCCGATGGCTACCAGGGCCCGTACAAGTCGGGTGACCTGTCGACGATCAAGACGCCGGACGACCGCACCATCGTCTTCACGCTGAAGAAGAAGTTCCCCGAGTTCGACGCCGTCGTGTCGCAGGTCAACATGACCCCCTTCCCCGTGGGCAGCGGGGGCGGCGACGAGTTCATCAAGAAGATCATCAGCTCGGGGCCTTACACGCTCGCCGCCTACACCCCCGGCAGCCTCATCCAGCTCGAGCGCAACCCGAACTGGGACGGCAAGACCGACCAGGTGCGGACGGCCAAGCCCGACGGGTGGCGCTTCACCATCGGCCTCGACCCGGCCACCATCGACGAGCGGCTCATGGCGGGGCAGGGCACCGACGTCAACGCGATCTCCGGCACGATCTCGGCCTCCACGCTGCCGCGGCTGCAGGCCCCGCAGTTCGCCGGGCGCACCCTCAAGATGCCCGGCGTGTGCACGACGTACATGTCGCTCAACACGACGAAGAAGCCGCTCGACGACGTCAAGGTGCGCCAGGCCATCAACCTCGCGGTCGACAAGTCGGCCGTGCTCAACGCCACCGGTGGCACCCAGCTGGCGACGATCGCGAACACGATCCTGCCGACGACGGTCGCCGGCCACAAGGACTACGACCTCTACCCGAGCGAGGGTGACAAGGGTGACGTGGCGGCCGCGAAGAAGCTCTTGGACGAGGCTGGACAGTCGCAGGGGTTCTCGCTGACCCTCGACATCCGCTCGCAGCCCAAGATGCAGAAGCAGGCCGAGGCGGTGCAGGAGTCGCTCAAGCGCGTCGGCATCGACGTCCAGCTGAACGTCATCGACACCTCGAAGTACTACGAGACCATCGCGACCCGCTCGCAGCAGCACGACGCCGCCATCACCGGCTGGTGCCCCGACTGGGCGTCGTCGGCGGCGACCTTCCTGCCGCCGCTCTTCTACGGCCCCAACATCACCGACAAGGGCAACCCCAACCTCGCCCAGCTCGACGACAAGCAGGTGAACGCCCGCATCGACGCGATCGGCGCGCTCACCGACCTCAGCGAGGCCAACCGGCAGTGGGGCGACCTCGACGAGCAGATCATGAAGCTCGCCCCCATCGTGCCGCTCAACGTCGAGCAGGCGGTCTACCTGCCCGGCACGAACATCACCGGTCTGTTCGCCTCGCCCGGCGCGGCCACCGGCGGCATCGACTACGTCCTCGTGGGCCTGCGCGACCCGAACAAGAAGTGAGTCCGCATGACCTACCCACCCACCGAGCTCGAGATCGCGCGGACGCCTGACGGCGACCGTCGGGACGGGCACGAGGGCGGCGTCGGGGGAGGGGGCACGGCGCCGGATGCCGTCGTGGCCCCTACGCCGTCGGGGGGCCGCGTGTGGCGGGCCCTGCGCCACGACCCCGCCGCCGTGCTGTGCCTGGCCTACATCGGCCTTATCGTGATCATGGCCGTGTTCGCCCCGCTCATCGTCCGGGTCAGCGGCTGGTCGCCCTACGAGTTCGACCAGTCGGCCATCGACCCCAACCTCGGCGGGGTCCCGCTGGGACCCTGGGGCGGCATCAGCGCCGAGCACTGGTTCGGCGTCGAGCCGGGCAGCGGCCGCGACATCTTCGCCCGCATCGTCTACGGGGCACGGGTCTCGATGGTCATCGCGCTGTCGGCGACCGCCCTCACGACCGTGCTCGGCACGACCTTCGGCCTGCTGGCAGGCTACTTCGGCGGCAAGGTCGACCAGGTCGTCTCGCGCGTCATGGACTTCCTCATGGCTTTCCCCGCCCTGATCTTCATGATCGCGGTCCTGTCGGCGCTGCCGGCCGGCAACCGCTCGACGCTGCTCGTCGTCGTCATCTCCGTCTTCGGATGGCCCTACCTCGCACGCATCGTGCGCGGCCAGACGATGTCGGTCTCGAGGCGCGAGTTCGTCGAGGCGGCAGGGGCGTCCGGCGCCTCCGGGGCACGCGTCGTCTTCACCGAGATCCTGCCCAACCTGCGCTCGACGATCATCGTCATGGTCACGCTCGCCGTGCCCGGCTACATCGGCACCGAGGCCGGGCTGTCGTTCCTCGGCGTCGGCGTCGTTCCGCCCGAGCCCTCGTGGGGGCAGATGATCGCGAGCTCGGTCAGCTGGTACTCGGTCGTGCCGACCTACTTCGCCATCCCCGGGCTGTTCCTGTTCCTGCTCGTGCTCTCGTTCACCGTCCTCGGTGACCGGCTGCGCGCCGTCGTCGACTCCGGGGAGGCCCGCTGATGCCCCGCTACCTCATCGGCCGGCTGGCCGCCATGGCGGGAGTGCTGCTGCTCGTCTGCCTCTTCACCTACGCCGTCTTCTTCCTCCTCTCGCCCGACCCGGCGGTGCAGGTCTGCGGCAAGAACTGCACGCCCGACCGGATCGACCAGATCCGGTCGAACCTCGGCCTCGACCAGCCCTTCTGGAGCCAGTTCACGACCTTCCTGCGAGGACTGTTCGCCGGGCGGACCTACGGTGAGGGCGCCACGGCGGTCCAGTGCTCGGCCCCCTGCCTCGGCTACTCGTTCCAGTCGAGCCAGTCGGTCACCGACATGATCGTGCAGCGACTGCCCGTCTCGGCGACCGTCGCCGTCGGCGCGGCCGTGCTGTGGCTCGTCAGCGGCGTCGTCGGCGGCCTGGTGAGCGCGGTCAAGGAGGGCACGTGGGTCGACCGGGTGACCGCCGGCCTCACCCTCGGCGGGCTGTCCGTCCCCAACTACGTCCTCGCACTCGTGCTGCAGTACGTCCTCGTCGTGCAGCTGCAGTGGCTGCCGTTCCCGCAGGCCGTCGGCTTCACCGACGACCCCGGGCGGTGGTTCCTCAACTTCGTCATGCCGTGGATCGTGCTCGCGGTCGGCTACGCCGCCGCCTACACGCGCCTGACGCGGGCGAACGTCATCGACACCCTGCAGGAGAACTTCCTGCGCACCGCCCGGGCCAAGGGGCTCGCGCCGCGGCTGGTGTGGCGACGGCACGCCCTGCGGCCCGCGCTCACGCCCGTCGTCACGGTGTTCGGCATGGACTTCGCCGGCCTCCTCGGCGGGGCGCTCATCACCGAGACGGTCTTCGGGCTGGGCGGCGTCGGCAAGCTGGCCGCCGACTCCATCGCCAAGAACGACCAGCCGGTCATCATGGGCGTCACCCTGCTCGCCGCCTTCTTCGTCGTCGTCGGCAACGTCGTCGTCGACCTCGTCTACACCGTCATCGACCCGAGAGTGAGGGTGGGCGCATGACCGGCACCACGGCATCCGTCACGAGACCACAGGCCGCGCAGGCCGGCCGGTCGGGCGACACGCCGTTGCTCGAGGTGGAGCACCTCACCGTGTCCTTCCCGACGGCGACCGGCAGCAGCAAGGTCGTGTCCGACCTGAGTCTGACTCTGCCGCAGGGTGGTTCGCTCGGCATCGTCGGTGAGTCCGGCTCGGGCAAGTCGATCACGAGCCTCGCGGTGATGGGTCTGCTGCCGACGAAGGCGACCCGCACCGGCAGTGTCCGCCTCAACGGTGACGAGCTCACCACGCTGTCGGAGTCGCGGATGCGACGGGTGCGCGGCGACCGGGTGGCGATGGTCTTCCAGGACCCGCTTAGCTCGCTCAACCCCTACTACACGGTGGGCGCGCAGATCGCGGAGGCGTACACCTCGCACCGGCGCGGGGTCACCCGCCGGCGCGCGCACGCCGTGGCCGTCGAGGCGATGGAGCGCGTGCACATCAAGGATGCCGCGCGGCGGGTCGACGAGTACCCGCACCAGTTCTCGGGCGGGATGCGCCAGCGGGTCATGATCGCGATGGCGCTGTCGACCGAGCCCGAGCTGCTCATCGCCGACGAGCCGACCACCGCGCTCGACGTGACGGTGCAGGCGCAGATCCTCGCGCTGCTGCAGGAGATCCGGCGCGACACCGGCAGCGGCCTCGTGCTCATCACCCATGACCTCGCCGTCGTCAGCGAG
This is a stretch of genomic DNA from Terracoccus luteus. It encodes these proteins:
- a CDS encoding ABC transporter permease, producing MPRYLIGRLAAMAGVLLLVCLFTYAVFFLLSPDPAVQVCGKNCTPDRIDQIRSNLGLDQPFWSQFTTFLRGLFAGRTYGEGATAVQCSAPCLGYSFQSSQSVTDMIVQRLPVSATVAVGAAVLWLVSGVVGGLVSAVKEGTWVDRVTAGLTLGGLSVPNYVLALVLQYVLVVQLQWLPFPQAVGFTDDPGRWFLNFVMPWIVLAVGYAAAYTRLTRANVIDTLQENFLRTARAKGLAPRLVWRRHALRPALTPVVTVFGMDFAGLLGGALITETVFGLGGVGKLAADSIAKNDQPVIMGVTLLAAFFVVVGNVVVDLVYTVIDPRVRVGA
- a CDS encoding ABC transporter permease; translation: MTYPPTELEIARTPDGDRRDGHEGGVGGGGTAPDAVVAPTPSGGRVWRALRHDPAAVLCLAYIGLIVIMAVFAPLIVRVSGWSPYEFDQSAIDPNLGGVPLGPWGGISAEHWFGVEPGSGRDIFARIVYGARVSMVIALSATALTTVLGTTFGLLAGYFGGKVDQVVSRVMDFLMAFPALIFMIAVLSALPAGNRSTLLVVVISVFGWPYLARIVRGQTMSVSRREFVEAAGASGASGARVVFTEILPNLRSTIIVMVTLAVPGYIGTEAGLSFLGVGVVPPEPSWGQMIASSVSWYSVVPTYFAIPGLFLFLLVLSFTVLGDRLRAVVDSGEAR
- a CDS encoding ABC transporter ATP-binding protein, which encodes MTGTTASVTRPQAAQAGRSGDTPLLEVEHLTVSFPTATGSSKVVSDLSLTLPQGGSLGIVGESGSGKSITSLAVMGLLPTKATRTGSVRLNGDELTTLSESRMRRVRGDRVAMVFQDPLSSLNPYYTVGAQIAEAYTSHRRGVTRRRAHAVAVEAMERVHIKDAARRVDEYPHQFSGGMRQRVMIAMALSTEPELLIADEPTTALDVTVQAQILALLQEIRRDTGSGLVLITHDLAVVSEIADDIVVMRNGRCVERGPVEQIFSDPQHEYTQSLLDAVPRIDDEIGLLRDTAAGAGADVADTAASDTITGGPS
- a CDS encoding glycoside hydrolase family 127 protein, yielding MTTVHPTACVGARGPLGRPLGPDAVRLHDGSGPEPARSGLLGRWQRRNREATAPHVTREIRGAGNLENFRRLVDGTAADSPYRGRYPFLDTDVYKTLEGLAYELARPAAPGEDPALVAGLRDFYEEAVDLVTRAQAPDGYLGTAFQGPDPLRVPWDDLAWGHELYNLGHLTQAAVAASRGLDDRRLLEVACRFADLAVGRYGDDGEALYCGHPEVEMALVELARETGDGRYLRLAQLFVDRRGSGALTHTVFPPEYFQDHVPLRELDSVTGHAVRMAYLGAGATDVAVETEDADLLDHLLRLWDDMVATKAYVTGGLGARHSDEAFGDRYELPSERAYAETCAAIGAMQWGWRLFVATGRADILDDVELMLYNAYAVGLSAEGTSFFYDNPLQRRPDHEQRSGAETGGEPLRRAWFGCPCCPPNVVRWAAELQDHVAVADERDLTIALLTAADVRSDPLDVTVETGYPYDGRVVVTVTRASGDARHLRLRVPGWATEGGRRLAVTVDGGALDARPDAGWLTLSGPWRSGTRVVLELPLQTRCVVSHPHVDATRGAVAVLRGPVVHCLEQQDAAAPVDDLVLVGVDPADRPDGEPTGAAGASPAAADDPWSPLAHAVTARVVARPPASGRLYPELTDPPAAPEGEPVVTRVRLVPYHLWGNREVGAMRVWLRRS
- a CDS encoding ABC transporter substrate-binding protein, with amino-acid sequence MKRHLTTTVALVATTALALGACNGGGSGGSGGAQNGGGSTSGSTFTATPATGGTVEVLQNADFSYLDPARGWDGGVNNFYRLVYRTLTTSAPGDAKDPNAVVPDLAEGLGKQSADGLTWTYRLKEGLKFEDGTPITSQTVKFGISRAWDPEIGIGSPYAKSTIAAPDGYQGPYKSGDLSTIKTPDDRTIVFTLKKKFPEFDAVVSQVNMTPFPVGSGGGDEFIKKIISSGPYTLAAYTPGSLIQLERNPNWDGKTDQVRTAKPDGWRFTIGLDPATIDERLMAGQGTDVNAISGTISASTLPRLQAPQFAGRTLKMPGVCTTYMSLNTTKKPLDDVKVRQAINLAVDKSAVLNATGGTQLATIANTILPTTVAGHKDYDLYPSEGDKGDVAAAKKLLDEAGQSQGFSLTLDIRSQPKMQKQAEAVQESLKRVGIDVQLNVIDTSKYYETIATRSQQHDAAITGWCPDWASSAATFLPPLFYGPNITDKGNPNLAQLDDKQVNARIDAIGALTDLSEANRQWGDLDEQIMKLAPIVPLNVEQAVYLPGTNITGLFASPGAATGGIDYVLVGLRDPNKK